CGTAGCAATGCCTCCAACAATAAGAATAGAATGAAATTATATATACATAAGCTATATTTGTGGTGCCAAAAGAAATTTTGAAGCTCTTATTTTGTTACTAATGAATGATATACAAAATTCAACTGTTAAAGATGAGTCTAAAATAAATGATTTGTTAAAAGACATCTCACGTACCCCATTTTCAGGAATTGGAAAACCTGAACCATTGAAATATAAGAATAAAGGATTCTGGTCTCGCAGAATTGCTGGCGAACACCGATTGATTTACCAGGTTAAAGACGATGAAATACATATAGCTAAATGTAGATTTCATTATGACTAAGCTTGTATAAAAACGGGTGGTAACAGAATCTACCCGGCAAGCAGGGGGCTTCTGTAGTTATGGGGAATTTATTAAGTTATGAAGTTATTCGAAATGAATATCGACCAGCATGATCTCTGATTTTCCGACTGTTTTAACTGGGGGTCCCCATAAGCGCAGGCCACTGGTCACAAAGAAATGAGTATTTCTTATTTTCTTATATCCCCAACTCAGTTCGTAAACACTGCGTGTAATCAGGTTGATGGGAAACATCTGTCCGTTATGGGTGTGTCCTGAAAACTGCACATCCACCGCTGTGCGGCTTACTTCCTGCAGTT
The sequence above is drawn from the Bacteroidota bacterium genome and encodes:
- a CDS encoding Txe/YoeB family addiction module toxin, translating into MNDIQNSTVKDESKINDLLKDISRTPFSGIGKPEPLKYKNKGFWSRRIAGEHRLIYQVKDDEIHIAKCRFHYD